One Hordeum vulgare subsp. vulgare chromosome 4H, MorexV3_pseudomolecules_assembly, whole genome shotgun sequence DNA window includes the following coding sequences:
- the LOC123449268 gene encoding uncharacterized protein LOC123449268, producing the protein MVVSTSTDTSVQRRRRQWTLALVTAASLLERADEALLPAVYREVGAELGASPAALGSLALCRALVQAVCYPLAACAAARHDRARVVAAGAFLWAVATMLVGASGTFLQMGIARGFNGVGLALVLPALSSLAADYSDDTTRGSVFGWLGMASRLGAMAGGTLGVLLAPTTFLGVPGWRLAFHILALLSVALAVSTWFLASDPRPPSTSEKSTVSVARELIMEAKDVVRVPTFQILVAQGVAGSVPWTALTFAAMWLELVGFTHWETSAIINLNQLAGALGSLFAGFVGDPMARRFPNAGRVALAQVSTASTVPVAAVLLLALPIDPSAGAAYATAFAVLGFVMPWCPPATNNPILAEIVPEKARTTVYALDRFFETIFASFAPAVVGILAERVFGYKPASGATGKTERENAAALAKAVFAEMAVPMAVCCSIYSLLYCTYPADRQRAQKAALVARGEEDCENATCSTTATGVDSLNQALLVRSD; encoded by the exons ATGGTGGTGAGCACGAGCACCGACACGTCGGTGCAGCGGCGGCGGAGGCAATGGACGCTGGCGCTGGTGACGGCGGCGTCGCTGCTGGAGCGCGCGGACGAGGCGCTGCTGCCGGCCGTGTACAGGGAGGTGGGCGCCGAGCTGGGCGCGTCCCCGGCCGCGCTGGGCTCCCTCGCGCTGTGCCGCGCGCTCGTCCAGGCCGTGTGCTACCCGCTGGCGGCGTGCGCCGCGGCGCGCCACGACCGCGCGCGCGTCGTGGCCGCGGGGGCCTTCCTCTGGGCCGTCGCCACCATGCTCGTCGGCGCCTCGGGCACTTTTCTCCAG ATGGGGATCGCGAGAGGGTTTAACGGCGTTGGCCTGGCGCTGGTGTTGCCGGCGTTGTCCTCCCTGGCGGCCGACTACAGCGACGACACGACGCGCGGCTCGGTGTTTGGGTGGTTAGGGATGGCGAGCCGGCTGGGCGCCATGGCGGGGGGCACGCTCGGCGTGCTGCTCGCGCCCACCACCTTCCTCGGCGTCCCCGGCTGGCGCCTGGCATTCCACATACTCGCGCTCCTCAGTGTCGCGCTCGCCGTCTCGACGTGGTTCCTCGCCTCGGACCCGCGTCCGCCCAGCACGTCCGAGAAGAGCACGGTCTCTGTGGCTAGGGAACtcatcatggaggccaaggacgtgGTGCgggtgccgacgttccagatcCTGGTGGCGCAGGGGGTGGCCGGGTCGGTGCCGTGGACGGCGCTCACCTTCGCCGCCATGTGGCTGGAGCTCGTGGGGTTCACGCACTGGGAGACCAGCGCCATCATCAACCTCAACCAGCTGGCCGGGGCGCTCGGCTCGCTGTTCGCCGGGTTCGTCGGCGACCCCATGGCGCGGCGGTTCCCGAACGCCGGCAGGGTCGCGCTGGCGCAGGTGAGCACGGCGTCGACCGTCCCGGTCGCCGCCGTCCTGCTGCTCGCGCTGCCCATCGACCCCTCGGCCGGGGCCGCGTACGCCACCGCCTTCGCCGTCCTGGGCTTCGTCATGCCCTGGTGCCCACCGGCCACCAACAA CCCTATATTGGCAGAGATCGTGCCGGAGAAGGCGAGGACGACGGTGTACGCGCTGGACAGGTTCTTCGAGACGATCTTCGCGTCGTTTGCGCCAGCCGTGGTGGGCATCCTGGCGGAGCGGGTTTTCGGATACAAGCCGGCGTCCGGCGCCACCGGGAAGACCGAACGGGAGAACGCCGCCGCGCTGGCGAAGGCAGTCTTCGCGGAGATGGCCGTGCCGATGGCCGTCTGCTGCAGCATCTACTCCTTGCTCTACTGCACGTATCCAGCAGACAGACAGCGCGCGCAGAAGGCAGCTCTGGTTGCGCGAGGAGAAGAGGACTGTGAAAATGCTACTTGTAGTACTACTGCTACTGGAGTTGATAGCTTAAACCAGGCATTGCTTGTCAGAAGTGACTAG
- the LOC123449267 gene encoding two-component response regulator ORR21-like, with product MAPPEEAGGGDQFPVGMKVLVVDDDQTCLAVLKRMLIQCRYDATTCSQATRALAMLRENRGAFDVIISDVHMPDMNGFRLLELVGLEMDLPVIMMSADSRTDLVMKGIKHGACDYLIKPVRMEELKNIWQHVVRKKFGGNKEHEHSGSLDDTDRNRPTNNDNEYASSANDGAEDSWKSQKKKRDKEEDDSELESGDPSNNSKKPRVVWSVELHQQFVNAVNHLGIDKAVPKKILELMNVPGLTRENVASHLQKFRLYLKRIAQHHAGMGNPYGVPASSAQVASLGGLDFQALAASGQIPPQALAALQDELLGRPTNNLVLPGRDQSSLRLAAVKGNKPHGEQIAFGQPIYKVQNNSYAALPQNSPAVGRMPSFSAWPNNKLGMADSMSALGNVNNSQNSNIGLHELQQQPDTMLSGTLHTLDVKPSGIVMPSQSLNTFPASEGLSPNQNPLIVPSQSSGYLTGIPPSMKPELVLPTSQSSNNLLGGIDLINQASTSQPFISSHGGNLSGLMNRNSNVIPSQGISNFQTGNTPYLVNQNSMGMGSKPPGVLKTESTDSLNQSYGYVNHMDSGLLSSQSKNAQFGFLQSPNDVTGGWSSLQNMDCFRNTVGPSQPVSSSSSFHSSNAALGKLPDQGRGKNLGFVGKGTCIPNRFAVDEIESPTNSLSHSIGSSGDIPDMFGFSGQM from the exons ATGGCGCCgccggaggaggccggcggcggggACCAGTTCCCGGTGGGGATGAAGGTGCTAGTCGTCGACGACGACCAGACGTGCCTCGCCGTGCTCAAGAGGATGCTCATCCAGTGCCGCTACGACG CTACAACTTGTTCTCAGGCTACGAGAGCATTAGCTATGCTGCGAGAGAACAGGGGTGCTTTTGATGTTATAATTAGTGACGTTCACATGCCTGATATGAATGGGTTCAGGTTACTTGAACTTGTAGGCCTTGAGATGGACCTTCCTGTTATTA TGATGTCTGCTGATTCAAGGACAGATCTAGTAATGAAAGGGATAAAACATGGAGCATGTGATTATTTGATTAAACCTGTCAGGATGGAAGAGTTAAAAAACATCTGGCAACATGTTGTGAGGAAAAAGTTTGGTGGAAACAAGGAGCATGAGCATTCAGGTAGCCTAGATGATACCGATCGGAACAGACCGACCAATAATGATAATGAGTATGCTTCCTCTGCAAATGATGGAGCTGAGGATAGTTGgaaatctcagaaaaagaaacgggataaagaagaggatgacagTGAATTGGAAAGTGGCGATCCTTCTAATAATTCGAAGAAACCAAGAGTTGTTTGGTCAGTTGAGCTCCATCAACAATTTGTAAATGCAGTTAATCACCTCGGGATAGACA AAGCTGTTCCCAAGAAAATTTTGGAGTTAATGAATGTCCCTGGTTTAACTAGGGAAAACGTTGCCAGCCATTTGCAG AAATTCAGATTGTATCTGAAAAGGATAGCTCAGCATCACGCAGGAATGGGCAATCCATATGGTGTGCCTGCTTCTAGTGCTCAAGTGGCCTCCTTGGGAGGACTAGATTTTCAAGCTTTGGCTGCTTCAGGTCAAATCCCTCCTCAAGCCCTCGCAGCTTTGCAGGATGAGCTCCTAGGGCGACCTACGAACAACTTGGTGTTGCCTGGAAGGGACCAGTCATCTTTACGACTTGCTGCAGTCAAAGGAAATAAGCCCCATGGAGAGCAAATAGCATTTGGGCAGCCGATATACAAGGTTCAGAATAATTCATATGCGGCATTACCCCAAAACAGCCCTGCAGTTGGAAGAATGCCTTCTTTTTCAGCTTGGCCCAATAACAAACTTGGTATGGCAGATTCAATGAGCGCACTGGGTAATGTGAATAATTCTCAGAATAGCAATATAGGTTTGCACGAATTGCAACAGCAGCCAGATACCATGCTGTCAGGAACCCTCCACACTCTAGATGTCAAACCTTCTGGCATAGTTATGCCATCTCAGTCATTAAATACTTTCCCAGCTAGCGAGGGTCTCTCTCCTAATCAAAATCCCTTGATTGTACCCTCTCAATCGTCAGGTTATCTGACAGGCATTCCTCCATCCATGAAGCCTGAACTTGTTCTCCCAACTTCTCAGTCATCAAACAATCTATTAGGTGGGATTGATCTGATTAACCAAGCTTCAACCAGTCAGCCTTTCATTAGTAGCCACGGAGGAAATCTTTCTGGTCTCATGAACCGCAACTCAAATGTGATACCATCACAAGGAATAAGTAACTTTCAAACTGGTAATACTCCGTATCTGGTTAATCAGAATTCGATGGGAATGGGCTCTAAACCACCCGGTGTCCTAAAGACTGAGAGCACTGACTCTCTTAACCAAAGCTATGGTTATGTCAACCATATGGATTCCGGCTTGCTGTCTTCTCAGTCAAAAAATGCACAATTTGGTTTTCTgcagagtccaaatgatgtcacAGGTGGCTGGTCTTCTTTGCAAAATATGGATTGCTTTAGAAATACTGTTGGGCCAAGTCAGCCAGTGTCCAGTTCGTCTAGCTTTCATAGTTCTAATGCAGCCCTTGGGAAATTGCCTGATCAAGGACGAGGAAAAAACCTTGGATTTGTTGGGAAGGGTACTTGCATCCCAAACCGCTTTGCAGTGGATGAGATCGAATCTCCAACTAACAGCTTGAGTCACAGCATTGGAAGCAGTGGAGACATCCCTGACATGTTTGGGTTTAGTGGACAGATGTGA